A window of Bacteroidota bacterium contains these coding sequences:
- a CDS encoding RagB/SusD family nutrient uptake outer membrane protein: MKRFWPIALLALWMGACDLSVTNPGQIQDEYLNDAKAIDPIVNGVAGDFAWATTIPGGGGLYNAGAMLTDELVHVGTWIGLRLLSNGIPDDWTEADGRWSGASQARWTAEQAVERISKLVENPDRDARVATVAMWAGHMNRVMGDHYGEAVINGGGPQPHTVYYERAIGYFNRAIQIAQAINNRDILLSSLGGRAWCYVQLGRWSEALQDMRQIPTDFVFNQIHADKTDRERNYFYWWGFLREECSVWGTPFARWGLNLTNPAASEGDPRVQYDVPGRNGGDGRRPFWRQRKYRSYADPIAVIKGTDMRLLEAEYALRQGDVQTAVAKINEVRQSNNARFRYNLPLVSARTVEEAWPLLIRERGVELWLEGKRIADMRRWATYGANFVQRYIPGVVREENAGRPASEDPVRNVILSAPKLFLIIPRIERNSNPNYPRS, translated from the coding sequence ATGAAACGCTTTTGGCCTATAGCGCTTCTGGCCCTTTGGATGGGAGCCTGCGATCTATCCGTAACCAACCCGGGCCAGATCCAGGATGAATACCTCAATGACGCTAAAGCGATCGATCCGATCGTCAACGGCGTGGCTGGAGACTTTGCCTGGGCCACGACGATCCCGGGTGGAGGCGGCTTGTATAACGCCGGGGCCATGCTCACCGATGAGCTTGTGCACGTGGGCACCTGGATCGGCTTGCGGCTCCTGAGCAACGGCATACCCGATGACTGGACCGAGGCAGACGGCCGCTGGTCCGGGGCCTCACAGGCCCGCTGGACAGCTGAGCAAGCCGTGGAGCGCATCAGCAAGCTGGTTGAAAACCCAGACCGAGATGCGCGCGTAGCCACTGTGGCCATGTGGGCTGGGCATATGAACCGGGTCATGGGAGATCACTACGGGGAGGCCGTGATCAACGGGGGCGGGCCGCAGCCTCATACGGTTTACTACGAGCGGGCGATCGGGTACTTCAACCGGGCTATTCAGATCGCCCAGGCCATCAACAACCGGGATATCCTGCTCTCCTCCCTAGGCGGCCGCGCCTGGTGCTACGTGCAGCTGGGCCGCTGGAGCGAGGCTCTGCAGGACATGCGCCAGATCCCGACGGATTTCGTTTTCAACCAAATCCACGCAGATAAAACCGATCGGGAGCGCAACTACTTTTACTGGTGGGGCTTTCTGCGCGAGGAGTGCTCTGTCTGGGGCACGCCCTTCGCCCGTTGGGGGCTAAACCTCACCAATCCAGCGGCCTCGGAAGGCGATCCGCGCGTGCAGTACGACGTGCCCGGGCGCAATGGCGGAGACGGCCGTCGGCCCTTCTGGCGGCAGCGCAAATACCGCAGCTACGCCGATCCCATCGCCGTAATCAAAGGCACGGACATGCGCCTGCTGGAGGCGGAATATGCCCTGCGTCAAGGGGATGTGCAGACGGCCGTGGCCAAAATCAACGAGGTCCGGCAGTCCAACAACGCGCGCTTCCGTTATAACCTGCCCCTGGTTTCGGCCCGCACGGTCGAAGAGGCCTGGCCGCTGCTTATTCGGGAGCGCGGGGTGGAACTGTGGCTGGAGGGCAAGCGGATCGCGGATATGCGCCGCTGGGCCACATACGGGGCGAATTTCGTGCAGCGCTACATCCCCGGTGTGGTGCGCGAGGAGAACGCCGGTAGACCGGCCTCGGAGGATCCCGTTCGGAATGTGATCCTAAGCGCCCCTAAGCTGTTTCTGATCATCCCGCGCATCGAGCGCAACTCCAATCCCAATTATCCACGTAGCTGA